A window of the Nibribacter ruber genome harbors these coding sequences:
- a CDS encoding YMGG-like glycine zipper-containing protein, with protein sequence MKNLKIATIMLCSVFFLGGSITETHAQDTKKKEKKGWSRKAKGAVIGGAGGAAAGAVIGGGKGAVIGGVAGTVAGGAIGKKKDKKKDPKRHRKYTKKDND encoded by the coding sequence ATGAAAAATCTAAAAATAGCGACCATCATGCTCTGCTCCGTCTTCTTTCTGGGCGGCAGCATAACGGAGACCCACGCACAAGACACCAAGAAAAAAGAAAAGAAGGGCTGGAGTAGAAAAGCCAAAGGCGCTGTGATTGGCGGAGCCGGCGGCGCGGCGGCCGGGGCTGTGATTGGCGGCGGCAAAGGAGCAGTCATTGGCGGCGTGGCCGGTACCGTGGCTGGTGGCGCCATTGGGAAGAAAAAAGACAAGAAGAAAGACCCCAAACGTCACAGGAAATACACCAAGAAAGACAACGACTAA
- a CDS encoding DMT family transporter → MNQQLKVHGSLFLVALIYGANYSIAKEVMPAYVQPYGLILLRVSGAVLFFWAVSLLRTKEQIQGWADWRRVILCGFFGIALNQLTFFGGLNLTSPINASLIMTITPIVVLIMSAVLLREKVQKQRIGGILLACVGAFLLIYGKTDAKSQGNTLGDILILINATSYGIYLVLVKPLMQRYKAITVVSRVFLVGFLGVLPFGLPQLGTPDYAAFPVHVWAAIAFMIIGVTIMAYLLNAWALTYASPSLLGVYIYLQPVLAILIAVGLGKDVFTWQKAVFALMIFGGVYLVSRPARKRAVPA, encoded by the coding sequence ATGAATCAGCAGTTGAAAGTACATGGCTCATTGTTTTTGGTAGCTCTTATCTACGGAGCCAATTACAGCATAGCCAAGGAAGTGATGCCCGCGTATGTGCAGCCGTACGGCCTGATTCTTCTGCGGGTGAGTGGGGCGGTGCTGTTTTTCTGGGCCGTGTCATTGCTCAGGACCAAAGAACAGATCCAAGGCTGGGCCGACTGGCGACGAGTGATTCTGTGCGGATTCTTCGGGATTGCGCTCAACCAGCTCACGTTTTTTGGTGGCCTCAACCTGACCTCTCCCATCAATGCCTCGCTCATCATGACCATCACGCCCATTGTGGTGCTGATCATGTCGGCGGTGTTGCTGAGGGAGAAGGTGCAGAAGCAGCGCATTGGGGGCATTTTGCTGGCCTGCGTGGGTGCTTTTCTGCTCATCTACGGAAAAACCGATGCAAAATCACAAGGCAATACCCTCGGCGATATTCTCATTCTCATCAATGCCACCTCGTATGGTATTTACCTGGTGCTGGTAAAACCGCTCATGCAACGCTACAAGGCCATTACGGTGGTGAGCCGGGTGTTTCTGGTAGGCTTCTTGGGTGTGCTGCCCTTTGGTCTGCCCCAGTTAGGAACGCCAGACTATGCAGCATTTCCCGTGCACGTGTGGGCGGCCATCGCCTTCATGATCATCGGGGTGACCATTATGGCGTACCTGCTCAATGCCTGGGCGCTCACGTATGCCAGTCCATCTCTGTTGGGGGTGTACATTTACCTGCAGCCGGTGCTGGCTATTCTTATTGCCGTGGGGCTGGGCAAAGACGTGTTCACCTGGCAGAAGGCGGTGTTCGCGCTCATGATCTTTGGGGGAGTGTACCTGGTGAGCAGGCCGGCCAGAAAACGAGCGGTGCCCGCATAA